In Aspergillus nidulans FGSC A4 chromosome II, the genomic stretch TTGCTCGCCCTGAGTGGAAAATACTGACAAACTACTTAGTTCTCCTTAGAAATGGAGACTCCTCTGCGCCTTGCACCACATCAGACCCGTCCACTAGCTTTCCGATTTGCTACTGGCAATCCATCGGCTTTTGCTGTCCCAATTGAGATCCGCTACAGAGCTTTCCAACATGCAACAATGTGGAATCAGACTTTCATGGTAAAATTTGCTAATAGGTCTATATCTGAACCTCAGAGAATTACGTATATGCACCCAGCAGGCATCGTCTCTTATGCCATTCTTCGTCCGCCTCccttgcatccttcttgtgCTCTCAATCAAACCAACACTTTTTTGCCTTTGATAATAGGTCTTCACGGAGCAGGCCTTGAGGCGGATGATGTACAAGTGCGCAGGATGATGGATGCCGCGTACGGCATCTGCGCGTGGATGCTATTTCCAAGCGGTGTTACTTCTTGGAGCGGAGATGACTGGCGTGAGTGCTTGATACTATGACTCGCTGTTTTTCCCGACCCTGCTCTACTAGAACGCTTCGTCAGTCAACTTGCCACTTGAACTAACGTGCTTTCCTGATTAGACACATGGGGTGTTGCTGATATAAAAGCAGCCGTTAAAGCAATTCCTGACTGGGTGAGAGCTATTGGCTGGAGCGGTCCTGGAATTATGAATGATGAATGGATGGTTATAGGACATTCGAACGGAGGTAAAGTCAGGTCTAGACTCACAATTCCTTTCTGCTCATTCAATTGGTAGGGCAGGGTGTATGGTTTCTCACGACTCATTATCCGGATAATGTTGTCGCCGCTGCCCCTGTATCGGGGTATACATCCATTGAGAGTAAGTCGCTGCTCTCTTTTGCCAACACTATAGTAATATTATATTCTTACATGTCCTGATGGTTCGTAGATTATGTGTCTTATAATATGTGGCGAGATTCTGAGCCGCTGCTCTCTTCTATCCTTCATCAATCGCGGGCTAGTTTTAAACATGAACTATTACTGGCGAATGCTGTGGGCATTCCGATAATGCAACAACATGGCTCGCAAGATAAAAACGTCCCAGCACATCATTCACGCCTTATGCACTCTTTGCTCGAGGAAGTTGACTGGCCATCTCAATATGTCGAGTTGCCAAATGCAGGCCATTGGTTTGATGGTGTGATGACAACCTCTTCATTGCTGAAGTTCTACAAAAGCTCGCTAGAATCAACAAGAAGACAAACCGTCCTCGCATTTACAATATACGTCCCCCACTCTGGAGACATGGCATCCAAAGGAGGATTATATGTAGATCAGCTACAATCTCCTGATAGGTTCGGTCGGGTGCATGTTACAATTGATGCGAAAGAAGAGACGTGGCACATCCAGACACAGAATATTCATCGCTTCCACCTCTCAGCTACAGCGTGCAACTCTAAAAAGCGATTAACCTTAACCATAGACGATACAGCCACCCTCTTCAGAGTCGACCCGGCAAAGTGTGGATTCACTTGGTACATAAAGGGCACTGAAGGGAGCTGGAAATGCTCAGAGCAGAACGGTTGGCAGTCTATTTCTCAAAGATACGGGCGTCAGGTGGGTGCAATGGATGCTATATTGCGCACGAATGGGACATTTACGATAAACGCGTGCTCTGTCAAGAGCGAAGAAATAGCGCTCCAGATTAGCCGCAACCTCCTACAATATTTTGCTGCTGACTCCTACATCGCAAGACATTGCGGTTCATTTGATGCAGAACATCACGGGAATGCTATCACCGTCTCGTTAGGGAATGAACTTCCGGGTTCAGTATATTCGTCATACCCTATACGTGTTTCTGACGGCCGCATGACTCTGCATATGTGCCTTTCAGTTCCAGGGGGCCTGCATGGACCGATGGACCCGGGTTCAAGCAGGAGTTGTGGCCAGTATACCATTAACTACGAACGGGCAATGGGTGCGATGTTCCTTCGACCCCTGCCTAACGAAGGGTTGGAGTTAGTTGTGTGGGGTACCGATGTGGAAGGCCTCGAGCAGGCCGCCCGTCTTGTGCCAACACTGACCGGAGCTGGACAACCCGAATTCGTGGTTCTCGGTGACAACTGTCGCTGGAAGGGCCATGCGGGCCTTTATGCTGCTGGCCACTTTGACAAGTTCTGGCAAATTTCGACCGGGTCTTACATTGCGAATGTTGTATAGAGCCCATCAGCACTTTGGAGCAATTAATGGCTACAAAGGAATTGACTGGACCTATTAGCATGAAATAGTCAGCGCATATCATGAAGAGCTGCACATTGATATCCGCATAATGTTATTGCCAGAATTGCTCTGAGAGGAGGTGACATTTGGCTTTAGGATTCTCGTCGACTATGCCATAGTTCGGTTGTAACTCGAACATGAGACTTGGCTCAATGAGCATATTATGGGCCAAAGGTCTTTTCTCTCACCTAAGACTCTAGGTAATCCGCGGGGGTTGACTTACCGGCCATCAATTGAGGGtttttcctctttccatTTTCAGAGGGTTCTCGCTTTGCTCTACTGTCACCCGGCAACTCTgtccttccttctttttcgtTGTTTCTGTCGTTGCTTCCCAATTGCCCACCAGTACCTGCTTCTTGAATTTATTCCGCGTTCTATTGCTCGAATCTCTGTATCTCACTTTTGCTGATCTGTTTTCTAGATACTGCCATATATCTTGCGCTGTCCGAAGAAAACAGCAGTAAACAGccctcttcttttctccatTATCTTTGacgcatcttcttctccaagttgCCATTCATTGCATGTAAGAGCGTTTGGATCTTATGCAGCGTGCTTGTCTATTGACCAACTTGATCTCGACTTCTTTGTTTACTTTTTCCAGTCGCCGACTTCTGTCGAAAACAGCCCATTGTGCCCTATCGATTCAACATGTCCTTGCTTTCAGCTGCCTCACCGGAAACTGGCCGTAGAGACCACGATGAGAGAACGTCTTCCAATAGCGGAAATGTTGAAATTCACACGCTATCTGGTGGACGTGAGATATCAGTAAGTTAACATACACTTGCCATCGCAGTATAAACCGGACGGTTAATGAATTCTTAGGGTCACAAGCACTCAAACCCCTGTATCAGCTCTCCCGACCCTTTGGCTACTTCGAAGCTTGGGAACCTGCAGTCCCCCGTCGGCCAGAAAAATGACAATGCTTCCAATAAGGTCAGGTTACCGTTGCTCTTGATTTTCCTTGGCAGATAGTGTCTGACAATCCTAGAAGCAGAAGTTGGAACATACAAGCAATACCCTTCCTCTGACGGGAAATTCTGAAATGGAAAGGCTCCTGGCGAAGCTTTCGCCAAAGCCCCAGTTGTCAGACTCCA encodes the following:
- a CDS encoding uncharacterized protein (transcript_id=CADANIAT00004368) produces the protein MFCLGHPPVLLARMLILIALCNSALCGRTPSQQDYTSPPQYSLNKDFSDVQLSEKWQVLGPFQYGTREAIWGADPLEYRGGFRNVSFDEEVEYSSPLSTDGFVKWTHVRANITNTNAEQSRAELAVAFPQVDWGLLQAVYGWSALQYQAWTRGYMYLNGSKSSSSRNFHGSYRRAPLILTIAPGKHLVELRLLRDVRALGGQGDPTINVAVEIEIRHGMLNIAEQSLLIPEATDWRLGKMETPLRLAPHQTRPLAFRFATGNPSAFAVPIEIRYRAFQHATMWNQTFMRITYMHPAGIVSYAILRPPPLHPSCALNQTNTFLPLIIGLHGAGLEADDVQVRRMMDAAYGICAWMLFPSGVTSWSGDDWHTWGVADIKAAVKAIPDWVRAIGWSGPGIMNDEWMVIGHSNGGQGVWFLTTHYPDNVVAAAPVSGYTSIENYVSYNMWRDSEPLLSSILHQSRASFKHELLLANAVGIPIMQQHGSQDKNVPAHHSRLMHSLLEEVDWPSQYVELPNAGHWFDGVMTTSSLLKFYKSSLESTRRQTVLAFTIYVPHSGDMASKGGLYVDQLQSPDRFGRVHVTIDAKEETWHIQTQNIHRFHLSATACNSKKRLTLTIDDTATLFRVDPAKCGFTWYIKGTEGSWKCSEQNGWQSISQRYGRQVGAMDAILRTNGTFTINACSVKSEEIALQISRNLLQYFAADSYIARHCGSFDAEHHGNAITVSLGNELPGSVYSSYPIRVSDGRMTLHMCLSVPGGLHGPMDPGSSRSCGQYTINYERAMGAMFLRPLPNEGLELVVWGTDVEGLEQAARLVPTLTGAGQPEFVVLGDNCRWKGHAGLYAAGHFDKFWQISTGSYIANVV